In one Verrucomicrobiota bacterium genomic region, the following are encoded:
- a CDS encoding NUDIX hydrolase yields MHRNPLKELLRQYRDCSPSNEVAKAFTEFVNTHANCFERSQEEGHVTASAWIVDPKQKQVLLIHHKKLGLWLQPGGHCDGDPNVVRVAKKEVREETGLKDFRIFSEEIFDLDIHKIPQWKTVPAHYHYDVRFLIYANSQQPIAMSGESNALRWFDFSGISEMTPDASVIRMAGKVRLKLRD; encoded by the coding sequence ATGCATCGAAACCCGCTTAAAGAATTACTTCGGCAATATCGCGATTGCTCACCCTCAAATGAGGTTGCGAAGGCGTTTACGGAATTCGTGAACACACATGCCAATTGTTTTGAACGATCACAGGAGGAGGGTCATGTAACGGCTTCTGCTTGGATCGTGGATCCTAAACAAAAACAAGTCCTGTTGATTCACCACAAAAAGCTGGGCCTCTGGCTACAGCCAGGAGGTCACTGTGATGGAGATCCTAACGTCGTGCGCGTAGCGAAAAAAGAAGTTCGAGAAGAAACAGGTCTTAAGGATTTTAGAATATTTTCGGAGGAGATTTTTGACTTGGATATTCATAAGATCCCCCAGTGGAAGACCGTTCCTGCCCATTATCATTATGATGTCCGTTTCCTCATCTACGCCAACAGTCAGCAACCCATAGCAATGAGTGGTGAATCGAACGCCCTCAGATGGTTCGATTTTTCAGGGATAAGCGAGATGACACCCGACGCTTCCGTAATTCGAATGGCGGGAAAAGTCCGTTTAAAGCTCAGGGACTAG
- a CDS encoding DUF4212 domain-containing protein: MTNQTDSSGDSGHATYWRANIKILLYLISIWFIVSFGLGIIAVDWLDQFKIMGFPLGFWIAQQGSIIVFLLIILFYAWKMNRVDKSFGVEEEDVEQVEFEI; encoded by the coding sequence ATGACCAATCAGACTGACTCCTCTGGTGATTCAGGCCACGCCACTTATTGGCGGGCCAACATCAAAATACTACTGTATCTTATCTCCATTTGGTTTATTGTTTCATTTGGCTTGGGGATCATCGCCGTTGATTGGTTGGACCAGTTTAAGATTATGGGGTTTCCGCTTGGGTTTTGGATCGCTCAACAGGGCTCGATCATCGTTTTTCTGCTTATTATTTTGTTCTACGCTTGGAAAATGAACCGCGTAGACAAATCCTTCGGAGTCGAAGAGGAAGATGTCGAACAAGTAGAATTCGAAATTTAA
- a CDS encoding cation acetate symporter, which produces MTLSFWTFLFIFLSFGLYVGIAIWTRVASTKGFYVAGGSVHPILNGAATAADWMSAASFISMAGLISTMGRDGSIYLMGWTGGYVLLALLLAPYLRKFGQFTVPDFVGERYYSKVARSVALICAVFVSFTYIAGQMRGVGIVFARVFEWDIFYGVFAGMLIVFTYAVLGGMKGITYTQVAQYCVLIFAYLVPAIFIGIAMTGHVIPQIGFGAEVAGEPGVFLLDKLDGLSTDLGFATYTDGSRSTIDVFFFTAALMLGTAGLPHVIIRFFTVPKVADARVSAFWALLFISILYLTAPAIAAFARTNILQTVTNATYSEVPGWFKTWENTGLISFEDKNGDGVIQYYNDKNESFNAVAMTRGWQGNELTVDKDIIVLANPEIANLPNWVIALVAAGGLAAALSTAAGLLLVISSSISHDLMKKMLAPGMSEKQELTVARVAAAVAIVIAGYFGVNPPGFVGEVVAFAFGLAASSFFPVLLLGIFSKRMNKEGAIAGMIVGIVFTASYIIYFKFVNPTSNTPDNWWFGISPEGIGTLGMILNFAVSVVVCRFFPGPPEKVLNMIDEIRIPKAE; this is translated from the coding sequence ATGACATTATCTTTTTGGACATTCCTTTTTATTTTTCTCAGCTTTGGTCTCTACGTTGGAATAGCCATTTGGACTCGGGTAGCTTCCACCAAAGGATTTTATGTGGCGGGAGGGTCCGTGCATCCCATTCTCAATGGTGCTGCAACTGCGGCTGACTGGATGTCCGCTGCTTCCTTTATTTCCATGGCGGGATTGATTTCTACCATGGGAAGGGATGGGTCGATTTATTTGATGGGCTGGACAGGTGGCTATGTGCTACTTGCCTTATTATTGGCTCCCTATTTGCGGAAGTTTGGACAGTTTACTGTCCCTGATTTTGTCGGTGAGCGTTACTACTCAAAGGTAGCCAGGTCTGTGGCGTTGATATGTGCCGTATTTGTTTCGTTCACCTATATCGCAGGTCAAATGCGCGGTGTTGGCATTGTCTTCGCACGGGTGTTCGAATGGGATATTTTTTATGGAGTATTTGCCGGAATGCTAATCGTATTCACGTACGCAGTTCTCGGCGGGATGAAGGGAATAACCTACACTCAGGTCGCACAATACTGTGTATTGATTTTTGCTTATTTGGTGCCTGCAATCTTTATAGGAATTGCCATGACCGGGCATGTGATTCCTCAAATTGGATTTGGTGCGGAGGTTGCAGGGGAGCCGGGTGTATTTTTATTGGATAAGTTGGATGGGCTAAGTACCGATCTCGGCTTTGCTACCTATACCGATGGGTCAAGAAGTACCATTGACGTATTCTTTTTTACTGCAGCACTTATGCTGGGAACAGCCGGTCTTCCTCATGTGATTATTCGTTTCTTTACCGTCCCGAAAGTGGCCGATGCACGTGTATCCGCGTTTTGGGCACTCTTGTTTATTTCAATATTATATCTCACTGCGCCTGCGATTGCGGCGTTCGCACGAACCAACATTTTACAGACCGTCACGAATGCTACTTATTCCGAAGTTCCAGGCTGGTTCAAAACGTGGGAAAATACCGGACTTATTTCATTTGAAGATAAAAATGGGGATGGAGTGATCCAGTATTACAACGACAAAAATGAATCCTTTAATGCCGTGGCAATGACTCGAGGCTGGCAGGGAAATGAACTAACAGTTGATAAGGATATCATTGTTCTTGCGAATCCAGAGATCGCAAATTTGCCGAACTGGGTGATTGCTCTGGTGGCAGCTGGTGGTCTCGCTGCTGCGCTTTCTACGGCCGCAGGTTTGTTGTTAGTTATATCATCTTCAATTTCTCATGATTTGATGAAGAAGATGTTGGCTCCCGGAATGTCTGAGAAGCAGGAACTCACTGTAGCGCGAGTAGCCGCCGCAGTCGCAATAGTCATAGCCGGCTATTTTGGCGTGAACCCGCCCGGATTTGTAGGGGAAGTAGTTGCATTTGCATTTGGTCTCGCGGCTTCTTCGTTTTTCCCCGTTTTGCTGTTAGGAATTTTTTCAAAACGAATGAACAAAGAGGGTGCTATTGCTGGAATGATCGTAGGCATCGTGTTCACCGCATCGTATATTATCTACTTTAAATTTGTTAATCCCACTTCGAATACGCCGGACAATTGGTGGTTTGGCATCTCGCCAGAAGGAATTGGAACTCTCGGAATGATTCTCAATTTTGCGGTTTCCGTTGTGGTGTGCCGCTTCTTTCCTGGCCCACCCGAAAAAGTGTTAAACATGATCGACGAGATCCGGATCCCCAAAGCGGAGTAG
- the pdxH gene encoding pyridoxamine 5'-phosphate oxidase, translating to MHNLDISNLRKEYSQKGITRDEMLGNPFKQFEIWFQQAFDAKLVEPNAMSLSTVSPEGQPSIRTVLLKEYDESGFVFYTNYESTKARQIKENPQVALLFPWLALERQLIIHGRAEKVSTALSLKYFLSRPRGSQLGAWVSQQSGAISSRSILEGKLQKIKDKFGNGEIPLPGFWGGFRVVPHKVEFWQGRANRLHDRLSYDLNETGDWMISRKSP from the coding sequence CTTGATATTAGCAATCTGAGAAAAGAATACAGCCAGAAGGGAATCACACGCGATGAAATGCTCGGAAATCCTTTCAAACAATTCGAGATTTGGTTTCAGCAAGCGTTTGATGCAAAACTGGTGGAACCCAATGCCATGAGCCTCAGCACAGTGTCGCCGGAAGGTCAGCCATCCATTCGAACGGTGCTTCTCAAGGAGTACGATGAAAGCGGTTTTGTATTTTATACAAACTACGAAAGCACCAAAGCTCGACAGATAAAAGAGAACCCGCAAGTAGCCTTACTCTTTCCCTGGCTCGCACTGGAACGTCAGCTGATCATTCACGGTAGAGCTGAAAAGGTTTCCACAGCCCTCTCGCTGAAGTACTTTTTATCGAGACCACGAGGGAGCCAGCTTGGCGCTTGGGTATCCCAGCAAAGTGGTGCGATATCTTCGCGTTCGATCCTGGAAGGTAAATTGCAAAAAATCAAAGATAAATTCGGCAACGGCGAAATTCCCCTTCCTGGTTTCTGGGGAGGATTTCGGGTTGTCCCACACAAGGTGGAGTTCTGGCAGGGAAGAGCCAATCGTCTGCACGATCGTTTAAGTTACGACTTGAATGAAACCGGTGATTGGATGATCTCAAGAAAGTCGCCTTGA